A single Arachnia propionica DNA region contains:
- a CDS encoding PadR family transcriptional regulator: MSYVILGLLHIARMSLYDLMKAFEAGASLFYGSSAGSIKRSLDKLLAEGAVEVTRQEPGARGRREYGLTSLGRQKFATWMQGEVQGNFDVTGVARIYFLGLVPPADRPPIIARLRECITAELERLESVERQISGQEVPDTYRDVGRFSQAALHYGLSSTRHTYDWLTAFEAEVMKHDETK; encoded by the coding sequence GTGAGCTACGTGATCCTCGGGCTGCTGCACATCGCCCGCATGAGCCTGTACGACCTGATGAAGGCCTTCGAGGCCGGGGCGTCGCTCTTCTACGGGTCCAGCGCCGGAAGCATCAAACGTTCCCTCGACAAGCTCCTGGCAGAGGGCGCGGTGGAGGTCACCCGTCAGGAGCCCGGGGCCCGCGGACGCCGGGAATACGGGCTCACGTCCCTGGGCAGACAGAAATTCGCGACGTGGATGCAGGGCGAGGTCCAGGGGAACTTCGACGTCACGGGGGTTGCCCGGATCTATTTCCTGGGGCTCGTTCCCCCGGCCGACCGCCCACCGATCATCGCGCGGCTCCGGGAATGCATCACCGCGGAACTCGAGCGGCTGGAATCCGTGGAACGACAGATCTCCGGGCAAGAAGTACCCGACACGTACCGCGACGTCGGCCGTTTCAGCCAGGCCGCCCTTCACTACGGCCTGTCATCGACACGTCACACCTACGACTGGCTCACCGCCTTCGAGGCCGAGGTGATGAAACACGACGAAACGAAGTGA
- a CDS encoding 6-phosphofructokinase, with amino-acid sequence MGNAKRIGVLTAGGDSPGLNAAIRGLGKAAIGRHGMELIGFRDGVRGLAENRCFQLGPEALSGILTIGGTILGTSRDKVHRMRMGGEVVDAIPIIKDVVEQADLDCLVMLGGGGTAKNALRLSEAGIPVVHLPKTIDRDVAHTDNTFGFSTALEIATDAIDRLHSTAHSHHRVILAEIMGHKAGWLALGAGIAGGADVILIPEIPYSVDAIAETIRARQARGTNFSVIAVAEGANDTAAAQAIAAAESLKKAAGTPQEKAAAKSHLARVLDDHREHTFRLARSLEDATGLETRVTILGYVQRGGTPCAEDRLLGSRIGTAAADLIADGVSGVMVASKGDGTEPVDLKKVAGVLAQVPPDHPWIQTARDVGTGLGD; translated from the coding sequence ATGGGCAATGCAAAACGCATCGGTGTTCTGACGGCGGGCGGCGACTCCCCCGGCCTGAACGCGGCCATCCGTGGGCTGGGAAAGGCGGCCATCGGCAGACACGGCATGGAATTGATCGGTTTCCGCGACGGCGTGCGCGGCTTGGCCGAGAACCGGTGCTTCCAGCTCGGCCCGGAGGCGCTGTCGGGAATCCTCACCATTGGCGGCACCATCCTCGGCACCAGCCGCGACAAGGTGCACCGCATGCGCATGGGCGGCGAGGTCGTCGACGCAATCCCCATCATCAAGGATGTCGTCGAGCAGGCCGATCTCGACTGCCTGGTGATGCTGGGTGGCGGCGGCACCGCGAAGAACGCGCTGCGCCTGTCGGAGGCGGGCATTCCGGTGGTTCACCTGCCCAAAACCATCGACCGCGACGTCGCCCACACCGACAACACCTTCGGTTTCTCCACGGCCTTGGAGATCGCCACCGACGCCATCGACCGGCTCCACTCCACCGCCCACAGCCACCACCGGGTGATCCTGGCCGAGATCATGGGCCACAAGGCGGGCTGGCTGGCCCTGGGTGCGGGCATCGCGGGCGGGGCGGACGTCATCCTGATCCCCGAGATCCCTTACTCCGTCGACGCCATCGCCGAGACCATCCGGGCCCGGCAGGCACGCGGCACCAACTTCAGCGTGATCGCGGTGGCCGAGGGAGCCAACGACACCGCGGCGGCGCAGGCCATCGCCGCCGCCGAATCGCTGAAGAAGGCCGCCGGAACCCCGCAGGAGAAGGCAGCCGCGAAATCGCACCTGGCCCGGGTCCTCGACGACCACCGCGAACACACCTTCCGGTTGGCCCGTTCCCTGGAGGACGCGACGGGCCTGGAGACCCGCGTCACCATCCTCGGCTACGTGCAGCGCGGCGGGACGCCATGCGCGGAGGACCGGCTGCTGGGGTCGCGGATCGGCACCGCCGCCGCCGACCTGATCGCCGACGGGGTCAGCGGGGTGATGGTCGCGAGCAAGGGCGACGGCACCGAACCCGTCGACCTGAAGAAGGTCGCGGGCGTTCTGGCCCAGGTCCCACCGGACCATCCGTGGATCCAGACCGCCCGTGACGTGGGAACGGGTCTCGGGGACTGA
- a CDS encoding ABC transporter ATP-binding protein: MALIEIDHVSKTYGTRDGGVVANDDVTLHVEEGSVFGLFGHNGAGKTTLVNQLLGLLRPDAGSIVVAGEDIVRNRRRGRYLCSAQPQASVPLGELTPRAITSLMARMRGAGDEEITRRVGELFEQLDIAEWADQPGNKLSGGVLRLTCFCMAAIRPGRVVVLDEPTNDVDPVRRRYLWGAIRELTGDGTAVLLVTHNIGEAEGAVDEMAILDHGRVLARGNASRIKASTVGDDMKLQAFTTAPREAFGQPGWAGNIEVRNGELIVSFPRDRAVDALTWAAELRGRRLVGDYSLREMSLEDTYVQLVGDREVDTDAH; the protein is encoded by the coding sequence ATGGCTCTGATTGAGATCGATCACGTCTCCAAGACGTACGGGACCCGGGACGGTGGGGTGGTGGCGAACGACGACGTCACCCTGCACGTCGAGGAGGGGTCGGTGTTCGGGCTGTTCGGGCACAACGGGGCCGGCAAGACGACGCTGGTGAACCAGCTTCTGGGGCTGCTCCGCCCGGATGCGGGCTCGATCGTGGTGGCAGGTGAGGACATCGTCCGGAATCGGAGGCGGGGACGCTATCTGTGCTCGGCGCAGCCGCAGGCGTCCGTTCCCCTGGGGGAACTGACCCCGCGCGCCATCACAAGCCTGATGGCCAGGATGCGCGGAGCCGGCGACGAGGAGATCACACGCAGGGTCGGTGAACTGTTCGAACAGTTGGACATTGCCGAGTGGGCGGATCAGCCCGGCAACAAGTTGTCCGGGGGTGTGCTGCGGTTGACCTGTTTCTGCATGGCGGCGATCCGGCCGGGACGTGTTGTGGTGCTCGACGAGCCCACGAACGATGTCGATCCGGTTCGGCGCAGGTACCTGTGGGGCGCGATCCGCGAGTTGACCGGGGACGGCACGGCGGTGTTGCTGGTGACCCACAACATCGGCGAGGCCGAGGGGGCCGTGGACGAGATGGCGATCCTGGATCACGGCAGGGTGCTGGCCCGGGGGAATGCGTCGCGCATCAAGGCGTCAACCGTCGGGGACGACATGAAGTTGCAGGCATTCACCACGGCCCCGCGTGAAGCCTTCGGGCAGCCGGGCTGGGCCGGGAACATCGAGGTCAGGAACGGCGAGTTGATTGTCTCGTTCCCGAGGGATCGGGCGGTTGATGCCTTGACGTGGGCCGCGGAGCTGCGGGGCCGCCGGTTGGTGGGCGACTACTCGCTGCGCGAGATGTCCTTGGAGGACACCTACGTTCAGCTGGTGGGGGACAGGGAGGTGGACACTGATGCGCACTGA
- a CDS encoding transcriptional regulator: MTDPVRPVRDLLIVDGSPPLVIACDSVGGIGPRPADLVRVSADVVAHFAARVPLLEVLCSGARPVALVNTLCHDMAEATVFIDTFRAVASEVGIRGDAVTGSTEENVPSPATGVGVTVIGTLTGDLLTGGGRPGDVVICVGWPRSAPHDEVFIGRPDIVPLSTVQALVTTGAVHDALPVGSRGISYEAGQLAESSGCTLTWLPHPLPLDASGGPASCVLLACDPASVADLRNVVPGHVPWHPVAELTAKPTHP; encoded by the coding sequence GTGACGGACCCGGTTCGTCCCGTCCGCGACCTCCTGATCGTCGACGGCTCCCCGCCCCTGGTGATCGCCTGCGACTCGGTGGGCGGCATCGGACCGCGACCCGCCGATCTGGTGCGGGTGTCCGCCGACGTGGTGGCGCACTTCGCGGCCCGGGTTCCGCTGCTGGAGGTGCTGTGTTCCGGGGCGCGGCCCGTCGCGTTGGTCAACACCCTCTGCCACGACATGGCCGAGGCCACCGTCTTCATCGACACGTTCCGCGCGGTCGCCTCGGAGGTCGGCATCCGAGGCGACGCGGTGACGGGCAGCACGGAGGAGAACGTGCCTTCACCCGCGACGGGGGTCGGGGTGACGGTGATCGGCACCCTGACAGGTGACCTGCTCACCGGTGGGGGCCGCCCCGGCGACGTGGTGATCTGTGTCGGCTGGCCGCGTTCCGCCCCGCACGACGAGGTTTTCATCGGGCGTCCGGACATCGTGCCGCTGTCTACCGTGCAGGCCCTCGTCACCACCGGAGCGGTCCACGACGCCCTGCCGGTCGGGTCGCGGGGCATCAGTTACGAGGCCGGGCAGCTCGCCGAATCCAGTGGATGCACTCTCACGTGGCTGCCCCACCCCCTCCCTCTCGACGCCTCGGGCGGGCCTGCCAGCTGCGTGCTCCTCGCCTGCGACCCAGCCTCCGTCGCCGACCTGCGAAATGTGGTTCCCGGACACGTCCCGTGGCATCCGGTGGCGGAACTGACAGCGAAACCGACGCACCCGTGA
- a CDS encoding ABC transporter permease subunit codes for MTTLAVLGRGLLPRWKAVCVIVACILAFLLMGVAMVQSMDTNIYASLPPELLAMAGIPAGASAPVMSYTQMLGFLGAIAVAGFAVAVGAQLVAGEEKDGTLPLLLSHPISRVGVGATKAAVLVLAVGVTSLGLWGASALASLPFDLTLGDAHLGELCLALGANALVYGGIAFAVGGTTGSRGLALGAGSAVLGLGWLFAGLLPQWSEGRDLAQFIPWYWYSKPTVLLNGIDGGYLALMLGVAAVLLAVGVVGLVVRDLRRAATRTRPARHATTRWTGSAAGRGPSRYRLLVSRHTGLLLVLGVVMFAVMGLLMGPLYEQMAPQLETASKSLPPELMQVWGATDMASPAGFYWGETMSLMAPAAVILAGAAVASRLGSDERSGRLGVLLSTPTTRTRMLATAMAAQATLVALVAGLTGLGIWGGVKLGGLDLATENVAGATAHLLALGLFIGSAALLAAAALGTPAAATWTATGVGLVGYVINTTMPMNPDLADWARISPFHWYGAANPLENGADWGNVAILLVGSAVLLAASFPLFTRRDLRV; via the coding sequence ATGACCACCCTAGCAGTGTTGGGACGCGGCCTGCTGCCGCGTTGGAAGGCCGTCTGCGTCATCGTCGCGTGCATCCTCGCTTTCCTGCTGATGGGGGTCGCGATGGTACAGTCGATGGACACCAACATCTACGCATCCCTGCCGCCCGAGCTGCTGGCGATGGCCGGGATTCCCGCCGGCGCCTCTGCCCCGGTGATGTCCTACACGCAGATGCTCGGTTTCCTGGGTGCGATCGCGGTGGCGGGGTTCGCCGTCGCGGTGGGCGCGCAGCTGGTTGCGGGTGAGGAGAAGGACGGCACGCTGCCGCTGCTGCTCAGCCATCCCATCTCCCGGGTCGGTGTCGGTGCGACGAAGGCCGCGGTGCTGGTGCTGGCGGTCGGTGTGACGTCACTGGGGCTGTGGGGTGCGTCCGCGCTGGCGAGTCTGCCCTTCGACCTCACGCTGGGGGACGCCCATCTCGGGGAGCTCTGCCTGGCGCTGGGCGCAAACGCCCTGGTGTACGGGGGCATCGCGTTCGCGGTCGGGGGTACCACCGGGAGCCGCGGCCTGGCGCTGGGGGCCGGTTCGGCAGTCCTCGGGCTCGGTTGGTTGTTCGCCGGGCTGCTGCCGCAATGGTCGGAGGGCCGCGACCTGGCGCAGTTCATCCCGTGGTACTGGTACAGCAAACCGACGGTGCTGCTGAACGGCATCGACGGCGGCTACCTGGCGCTGATGCTCGGCGTCGCGGCGGTGCTGCTGGCCGTCGGGGTCGTCGGCCTGGTGGTCCGCGACCTGCGTCGAGCAGCGACGAGGACACGCCCGGCCCGGCACGCCACAACCAGATGGACCGGCTCGGCGGCTGGCCGCGGGCCCTCCCGCTACCGTCTCCTGGTCTCCCGCCACACCGGTCTGCTCCTGGTGCTGGGTGTGGTGATGTTCGCGGTGATGGGCCTGTTGATGGGTCCGTTGTACGAGCAGATGGCCCCGCAGCTGGAGACGGCGTCGAAATCGTTGCCGCCCGAGCTCATGCAGGTCTGGGGCGCCACCGACATGGCCTCCCCCGCCGGGTTCTACTGGGGCGAGACGATGAGCTTGATGGCCCCCGCCGCCGTGATCCTGGCCGGCGCGGCGGTGGCGTCGCGGCTGGGGTCGGACGAACGTTCGGGCCGGCTCGGCGTGCTGCTGTCCACCCCCACCACCCGCACCCGGATGCTGGCCACGGCGATGGCGGCGCAGGCGACGCTCGTCGCTCTGGTCGCGGGGCTGACGGGGCTCGGGATCTGGGGCGGGGTCAAGCTGGGTGGCCTGGACCTGGCGACGGAGAACGTAGCGGGCGCCACCGCGCACCTGCTGGCACTGGGCCTGTTCATCGGTTCGGCGGCGCTGCTGGCGGCGGCCGCCCTGGGCACCCCGGCGGCAGCGACCTGGACCGCGACCGGGGTGGGACTGGTCGGCTACGTCATCAACACCACCATGCCCATGAACCCCGACCTCGCCGACTGGGCCCGCATCTCCCCGTTCCACTGGTACGGGGCCGCCAATCCCTTGGAGAACGGAGCCGACTGGGGGAACGTCGCGATCCTGCTGGTGGGGTCGGCGGTGCTACTGGCAGCGTCCTTCCCGCTGTTCACCAGACGCGACCTGCGGGTGTGA
- a CDS encoding TetR family transcriptional regulator, which translates to MIDDLTARARLRDAAIALIAAGEKPTARSVAARANVSIGLIRHHFGTMDGLLLTCDEHVATLIRNAKNDAIRGPMPNVLETLRETGQDNILGYLAHRLTESSTAIDALVDQLADDAADYIRRAIDADLLTPIPDVAAAARMLTIYSLGSLVLSRHLKRLLDVDIAAEDIAAEPGVTDYVQVQLTLFASLFTPHLLEQLRPQLEEKTEEEEKTEGKEKEE; encoded by the coding sequence ATGATTGATGATCTGACAGCCCGGGCACGACTCCGTGACGCCGCCATCGCGCTCATCGCGGCGGGCGAGAAACCCACGGCGCGCTCCGTCGCAGCTAGGGCGAACGTGTCCATCGGGTTGATCCGGCACCACTTCGGCACCATGGACGGCCTACTGCTGACCTGCGACGAGCACGTCGCCACGCTGATCCGCAACGCCAAGAACGACGCCATCCGCGGGCCGATGCCCAACGTGCTGGAAACCCTGCGGGAAACCGGGCAGGACAACATCCTCGGCTACCTGGCCCACCGCCTCACCGAGTCCAGCACCGCCATCGACGCCCTCGTCGACCAGCTCGCCGACGACGCCGCCGACTACATCCGCCGCGCCATCGATGCGGACCTGCTGACCCCCATCCCCGACGTTGCCGCCGCAGCGCGGATGCTGACGATCTATTCGCTGGGTTCGCTGGTGCTGAGCCGGCACCTGAAGCGCCTCCTCGACGTCGACATCGCCGCCGAGGACATCGCGGCCGAACCGGGAGTCACGGATTACGTGCAGGTGCAGCTCACGCTGTTCGCGAGCCTGTTCACCCCGCACCTGCTGGAGCAGTTGCGGCCCCAGCTGGAGGAGAAGACAGAAGAAGAGGAGAAGACAGAAGGAAAGGAGAAAGAGGAATGA
- a CDS encoding flavodoxin domain-containing protein, protein MQRVLVGYATRAGSTAEVSGIIADELRARGFDVVVADLRDDPDPAGFDGFVLGSATQALTWLPESLTWLRDHGRQVGRAALFNLSITAVDPTKQDVALGHNKAASELVEASAQAAFAGRYAPKKVGFFKRLLLRVLAKKPADHVDPPAIRAWARGLDLTRTNETP, encoded by the coding sequence ATGCAGCGAGTACTGGTGGGATATGCGACCCGCGCGGGTTCCACGGCCGAGGTGTCCGGAATCATCGCCGACGAACTGCGTGCCCGCGGCTTCGATGTCGTGGTGGCGGATCTGCGCGACGACCCCGACCCGGCCGGTTTCGACGGGTTCGTGCTGGGAAGCGCCACCCAGGCGTTGACGTGGCTGCCGGAGTCGCTGACGTGGCTGCGGGACCATGGCCGGCAGGTGGGTCGGGCCGCGTTGTTCAACCTCTCCATCACCGCCGTCGACCCCACCAAGCAGGATGTCGCGCTCGGCCACAACAAGGCCGCATCGGAGCTGGTCGAGGCCAGCGCACAGGCCGCCTTCGCGGGTCGTTACGCCCCCAAGAAGGTCGGGTTCTTCAAGCGGCTGCTGCTACGGGTCCTCGCGAAGAAACCCGCCGACCACGTCGATCCGCCGGCGATCCGCGCCTGGGCCCGGGGGCTCGACCTCACGAGGACGAACGAAACACCGTGA
- a CDS encoding ABC transporter permease encodes MRTETELGHVFRLQAQKLGGHLVAYGIFFTVIALGVVIGFSFLVPSSSAGNEMLYLATGAPTIVLIMTALVVVPMQNATARVAGYIDFIKSLPVSRKNFLFADCTVWLLITVPAIVISTMIAHFMFHPGFSVSWTIIPAYVLVVTACFGIGYGYSYAMPAELAMGLSQIIAFVALMFTPISFPMDRLPEWLQVVHLALPLHHMAQVMRASLAHETFQAGIVSYVVLAVWSVLGFFAAIRILERD; translated from the coding sequence ATGCGCACTGAAACGGAACTGGGGCATGTGTTCAGGCTTCAGGCCCAGAAACTGGGCGGCCACCTGGTGGCCTACGGCATATTTTTCACGGTCATAGCGCTCGGCGTGGTCATCGGGTTCTCGTTCCTGGTGCCCTCCTCGTCTGCGGGAAACGAGATGCTGTACCTGGCCACGGGGGCGCCGACGATCGTTCTGATCATGACCGCACTCGTCGTCGTCCCCATGCAGAATGCGACCGCGCGGGTGGCCGGGTACATCGACTTCATCAAGTCGCTGCCCGTGAGTCGCAAGAACTTCCTGTTCGCCGATTGCACGGTCTGGCTGCTCATCACGGTGCCGGCGATCGTCATCTCCACCATGATCGCGCATTTCATGTTCCACCCCGGGTTCTCGGTTTCGTGGACGATCATTCCCGCCTATGTGCTGGTGGTGACGGCGTGTTTCGGCATCGGCTACGGCTACTCGTACGCGATGCCGGCTGAGCTTGCGATGGGGCTGTCGCAGATCATCGCGTTCGTTGCCCTCATGTTCACGCCGATCAGCTTCCCGATGGACCGCCTGCCCGAGTGGCTGCAGGTCGTGCACTTGGCGTTGCCGCTCCATCACATGGCCCAGGTGATGAGGGCCTCCCTGGCCCACGAGACCTTCCAGGCCGGAATCGTCAGCTACGTGGTGCTCGCCGTCTGGTCGGTGCTCGGTTTCTTCGCGGCCATCCGGATCCTCGAACGCGACTGA
- a CDS encoding ECF transporter S component, with protein MSEQPTLSTSGSNGFFSPRRVARVAILVALSGVGAFIKIPSPTGTVALDAAPGYLAAVAFSPLEGGVVGALGHLISAATAGFPLGLPIHLIIAAEMFVFAWLFGLLARPLGALVAAAVAVLLNGLLAPAVLLPIGGLGMYAAQVVPLLVGSAINIAVAVIAGIALAAAGLAGRPVRLTGPGKS; from the coding sequence ATGAGCGAGCAACCCACCCTGTCCACCTCCGGTTCGAACGGGTTCTTCTCACCGCGACGGGTGGCGCGGGTCGCGATCCTGGTGGCGCTGTCGGGGGTGGGGGCGTTCATCAAGATCCCGAGCCCGACGGGCACCGTCGCCCTCGACGCGGCCCCCGGATACCTGGCAGCGGTCGCCTTCTCCCCGCTGGAGGGTGGCGTCGTGGGGGCGCTCGGGCACCTGATCTCCGCCGCGACCGCCGGTTTCCCGCTGGGCCTTCCGATCCACCTGATCATCGCGGCGGAGATGTTCGTGTTCGCCTGGCTCTTCGGCCTGCTGGCCCGGCCCCTGGGCGCCCTGGTGGCCGCCGCGGTGGCGGTTCTCCTGAACGGCCTGCTGGCCCCCGCGGTCCTGCTTCCCATCGGCGGCCTCGGGATGTATGCCGCGCAGGTGGTGCCGCTGCTGGTGGGTTCCGCCATCAATATTGCCGTGGCCGTGATCGCGGGGATCGCCCTGGCGGCGGCCGGGCTCGCCGGCCGTCCCGTACGACTCACGGGCCCCGGGAAATCGTGA
- a CDS encoding GNAT family N-acetyltransferase yields the protein MSDPLVEAYPPFGLRITHDDMTLRVFRDADMPEYLDLLSAPIFAEENVDWFFPWCEAPVPERRRNAIQAHWGWRSGFRPESWTLAFGVYVGGVLVGCQDLFSEDFPRRRVVHSGSWLALEHQGRGWGSRMRRLLLHFAFDHLGAQRAESEAVAGNESSLGVSRSAGYEPNGAGVEIFGKRVVKMHRVALTPDRFRRLDGEVVVEGFTDELRAMMGAGPDPTS from the coding sequence ATGAGCGACCCCCTGGTTGAGGCCTATCCGCCTTTCGGATTGCGGATCACCCACGACGACATGACGCTGCGGGTGTTCCGCGACGCCGATATGCCCGAATACCTCGACCTGCTGAGCGCCCCGATCTTCGCCGAGGAGAACGTGGACTGGTTCTTCCCGTGGTGTGAGGCGCCGGTTCCCGAACGGCGCCGCAACGCCATCCAGGCGCACTGGGGATGGCGCTCCGGATTCCGCCCGGAGTCCTGGACGTTGGCGTTCGGGGTCTACGTCGGTGGTGTGCTGGTCGGCTGCCAGGACCTCTTCTCCGAGGACTTCCCGAGGCGGCGGGTGGTGCACTCGGGTTCCTGGCTGGCACTGGAACACCAGGGCAGGGGCTGGGGTTCGCGAATGCGCAGGCTGCTGCTGCACTTCGCCTTCGACCACCTGGGGGCGCAGCGGGCCGAGTCGGAGGCGGTGGCCGGCAACGAATCGTCACTGGGGGTCTCCCGCAGCGCTGGCTACGAGCCGAACGGCGCCGGGGTCGAGATCTTCGGAAAACGGGTGGTGAAGATGCACCGCGTCGCACTCACCCCCGACCGGTTCCGTCGCCTCGACGGCGAGGTCGTGGTGGAGGGGTTCACCGACGAACTGCGCGCCATGATGGGCGCGGGGCCGGATCCGACCTCGTAG
- a CDS encoding ABC transporter ATP-binding protein, producing the protein MNAIEVRELRKKYGSFEALKGIDLEVHTGEIFGFLGPNGAGKSTTIRILLDEIRATGGTARLLGLDSRRDAVEIHRRLGYLPSDLALYPAMTGAQTLRFFARLRGGVDWNHVDELRQRFDANLDKRVGELSSGNRQKVGLIAALMHKPELIIMDEPNAGLDPLVQHEFHQVLRETVAEGRTVFLSSHTLSEVQQVADRVGIIRAGRLVAVENVADLRSVRRVDLLLDRDADPRDFVGIPGARDVTVDGPRVRMAFDGELGTLLDSLGDRRVVDLTAHDADLEEIFLAFYQEQS; encoded by the coding sequence ATGAACGCCATCGAGGTGAGGGAGCTCCGGAAGAAGTACGGCTCCTTCGAGGCGTTGAAGGGCATAGACCTGGAGGTCCACACCGGGGAGATCTTCGGTTTCCTCGGCCCAAACGGCGCGGGCAAGTCCACCACCATCCGCATCCTCCTGGACGAGATCCGCGCCACCGGCGGCACCGCCCGGCTGCTCGGTCTCGATTCCCGCCGCGACGCCGTCGAGATCCACCGCCGGCTCGGCTACCTGCCCAGCGACCTGGCCCTCTACCCCGCGATGACCGGCGCGCAGACGCTGCGGTTCTTCGCCCGGTTGCGCGGCGGCGTCGACTGGAATCATGTCGATGAGCTGCGGCAGCGATTCGACGCGAACCTCGACAAGCGCGTCGGGGAGCTGTCCTCGGGGAACCGTCAGAAGGTGGGGCTGATTGCCGCGTTGATGCACAAACCCGAACTGATCATCATGGACGAGCCCAACGCCGGCCTCGATCCGCTCGTGCAGCACGAGTTCCACCAGGTGCTGCGGGAGACCGTCGCGGAGGGCCGCACCGTGTTCCTGTCCTCCCACACCCTCTCCGAGGTGCAGCAGGTGGCCGATCGGGTCGGCATCATCCGCGCGGGCCGCCTGGTGGCGGTGGAGAACGTCGCGGACCTGCGCTCGGTGCGGCGCGTCGATCTGCTCCTGGACCGCGACGCCGATCCGCGCGACTTCGTCGGCATCCCCGGGGCCCGCGACGTCACCGTGGACGGACCGCGGGTGCGCATGGCCTTCGACGGGGAGCTCGGAACCCTGCTCGATTCGCTCGGCGACCGTCGTGTCGTCGACCTGACCGCCCACGACGCCGACCTGGAGGAGATCTTCCTCGCGTTCTACCAGGAGCAGTCATGA
- a CDS encoding DsbA family protein yields MTTQVDFWFDPTCPWAWMTSRWILEVEKVRDAKVTFHTMSLYILNEGRDLDPGYRERIDATLVASRAAAAVQKLHGHDVLRDFYTALGIRLHPGGEPVAVETVAAALADCGLEAGIAERVTTDEFDTDLRAYQKVAQDLVGTDVGTPVIRVNGMALFGPVISPAPKGEAAGELFDGFVKVTAYPGFFELKRSRDVGPIFE; encoded by the coding sequence ATGACCACTCAAGTTGATTTCTGGTTCGATCCGACGTGTCCGTGGGCGTGGATGACCTCCCGCTGGATCCTGGAGGTGGAGAAGGTCCGCGACGCGAAGGTCACCTTCCACACCATGAGCCTCTACATCCTCAACGAGGGACGCGACCTCGACCCCGGCTACCGGGAACGCATCGACGCCACCCTCGTCGCCTCGCGTGCGGCGGCCGCGGTTCAGAAACTCCACGGCCACGACGTCCTGCGTGACTTCTACACCGCACTCGGCATCCGTCTCCATCCCGGGGGCGAACCGGTCGCCGTCGAGACCGTCGCCGCGGCCCTCGCCGACTGCGGCCTGGAAGCCGGCATTGCTGAGCGCGTCACCACCGACGAGTTCGACACCGACCTGCGCGCCTACCAGAAGGTGGCCCAGGACCTCGTCGGAACGGATGTCGGCACCCCGGTCATCCGCGTCAACGGCATGGCGCTGTTCGGTCCCGTCATCTCGCCCGCCCCGAAGGGCGAGGCGGCCGGCGAACTGTTCGACGGCTTCGTGAAAGTCACCGCCTACCCGGGTTTCTTCGAGCTGAAGCGTTCCCGCGACGTCGGCCCGATCTTCGAGTGA
- a CDS encoding helix-turn-helix domain-containing protein: MALRSITINPEAVRAPANSGEWPEWMVEIAEYVKRAASLGESVTLTAKRRVLTPAQVADLTGVSRSTISRKIAAGELRAVKIGNRNQIPYEEFERFWQATMGDVIEISRGEIRTDLFGD; encoded by the coding sequence ATGGCACTTCGAAGTATCACCATCAATCCTGAAGCCGTGCGTGCCCCTGCAAACAGTGGCGAATGGCCGGAGTGGATGGTCGAGATCGCGGAGTACGTGAAACGAGCCGCTTCGTTGGGAGAATCGGTGACGCTCACGGCCAAGCGGAGGGTGCTCACGCCTGCGCAGGTCGCTGATCTAACCGGGGTGTCGAGATCGACGATTTCGCGAAAAATCGCTGCCGGAGAACTGCGTGCGGTAAAAATCGGAAACCGGAATCAGATCCCATATGAGGAGTTCGAGCGATTCTGGCAGGCGACCATGGGTGACGTCATTGAGATCAGCCGGGGCGAGATAAGAACAGACCTGTTCGGTGACTGA